Below is a window of Zygotorulaspora mrakii chromosome 3, complete sequence DNA.
GAtcttcaagtttttttacCTTATTTTGAATCTCTTCTAGATCACCATTCAATCTAATTCTTTCATTAACAATATTTTGTTCCCATTGTCTAAATCTTTGTTCTTCAGCCTTAACTTGATCAGTGaagtatttttttaatgcattttcctcatctttATACTTTGGATTATGTGATAACTTTCTTGCTGGTGCCCTTAAAGGTACTGTTGGCTCGCCATTACCATTGCTTTCCTGATTACCCTCAAGTCTCAATCTTCTGAAGGTTTCGTAGTGGATTTCCTCTGTGGTTAAAACTATATCAAGTAAATTCGTCCTCAGTAAAAGACTTCTCAATTTGCGGAAGTCACAATGTGCATCATTCTCAACTTCCACTAAACCCCATGGATACTTTCTACCAAGAACTTGTTTACCCTGTCCAttatcatattttttctcgGATCCAACAATAGCGAACGGCATCGATTCAATTAATTGTCTTGCATGTTCAACCGCTGCGATGTCTTGATTGGAGTCACCCACTTCCTTCTCTAGCGGTGGCGTGAAGATTCGAATCTCTTGAGCTTCAATCACTTGTCTAATCCTCAATTTGAAAGCTGTCAATTCTTGAGAGCTTAGTGTGTCGGCTTTCGCAATCACGGGAATCAAATTCGCTCTTGTTGAAATACGTTTCATTGTCTCGATATCCAATGGCTTCAACCCATGACCTGTTGGTCTGATGAAATAAAGAACTGCATGCACCCTCAGATCGTACTTGGTATCACGGTACGGCTGCTGCTCCTGACGCATGTAAGAATCATGCTGGTCATCAATGAAATCTATAATCGGCTGCCAAgatttattattattaacGTTGTCACCAAAACCAGGTGTATCAATGACGTTCACGCGCAAATGGAAATCTTTCTCTTCCAATACAGCACGGATAATGTCGATTTCAACAGTGCGTTTTATAGGCAAATGACGACGTTGCTGCGCATCACTGTGCTTCAAAGTCGTTTGGAAAAGCGTGTTCACAAACGTTGTCTTACCGAGACCACTCTCACCACAAACCATCATCGTCAGCGTGCCTCCCCTTTCACTAACTATCTTATACCGCTGGTTTGGTATATTGGAAATACCGATCGCAGGTACGCTTTCACTGGCCGAGATCATGTCCACAGTCATCTCTGTTGTTTGCCAAAATCAATTGACGGTATCTTCTGAATAGCTCTATCAATTGAGTCAATCTGATCAACCGAATCAAGAATTAAACATCGTGATTCCGTTCCGTCTATATCTCAGATATGTTCAAATCTCTACGTGTTTTGGCGTTGTTTCATGTTGGATCAGATCCGGAAATATTTATCGTTTCAGACGTCTAAAGTTGGGTAactgaatttttgaaactcaaattattttttttcattccGAAAAGCATACAGGAAATAAAATGGAAATTGGAAACGAGTGGGAAACAATTGTGAAATATTGGCTAAAAGGTCTACTCTTTTAACGGCTGGGAGACAGGTCAGAAGCAGAAGCAGACGCACCCTCCAAAGCACTGAGCTCGAAAGGATAGTGCTTGGCTGTAAATATTATTGGATATGAGTGATAGCCTGGCTTGGTATACTAAGAAGCTGCTCTCGAAGCCGTTACAGCTGACGCCGGAAGAGCTGTATAAAGCCATACAGCTGGTGTTGCAACTACTTGAGCGAGAGGAAAAGGGAAAAGAGAAGCaggatgatgaagagctAGAAAACTACGTTCTGATAAGCAGTTTTCTGGCTACACTGGTGGCAAGTGGGTTGGACCACAAGGCGGAGTTCATTGCGGCAGCAGCAAAAGCTGTCCTCGAACACTCCAATGTGGTTGATCTCGGGACGCGTGCAGGTACAGGCCAGGATGGGGCAGAAGTGGTACTGGATATCGTTGGCACTGGTGGCGACGGGCAAAATACCTTTAACGTTTCAACGTCTGCAGCGATTGTCGCCTCGGGAATCCCTAACTTCAAGGTATGCAAGCACGGCGGCAAAGCGTCTACATCGAACAGCGGTGCCGGCGATCTGATCGGCATGCTGGGGTGTGATTGCTCAAAGGTTAATAAGGAGACAGTGCCGGAGTTATGGGAAACCAATTCCTTCATGTTTTTGCTTGCTCCATATTTTCACAATGGCATGAAGCTTGTTGCGAAGATTAGAAAATTGATGGCTATTCCAACAATTTTCAATGTTCTTGGGCCCTTGATTCATCCTGTGGAGCATGTCAACAAGCGCGTTCTTGGTGTTTATTCCAAGGAGCTGGCTCCCGAATATGCTCGTGCTGCTTCGTTGGTGTACACAAACAGCGAGGTTTTTGTAGTTTGGGGGCATGTTGGGCTCGACGAAGTATCCCCCATTGGAAAGACGACTATCTGGCACGTCAAGCCTG
It encodes the following:
- the CDC12 gene encoding septin CDC12 (similar to Saccharomyces cerevisiae CDC12 (YHR107C); ancestral locus Anc_5.412), producing MTVDMISASESVPAIGISNIPNQRYKIVSERGGTLTMMVCGESGLGKTTFVNTLFQTTLKHSDAQQRRHLPIKRTVEIDIIRAVLEEKDFHLRVNVIDTPGFGDNVNNNKSWQPIIDFIDDQHDSYMRQEQQPYRDTKYDLRVHAVLYFIRPTGHGLKPLDIETMKRISTRANLIPVIAKADTLSSQELTAFKLRIRQVIEAQEIRIFTPPLEKEVGDSNQDIAAVEHARQLIESMPFAIVGSEKKYDNGQGKQVLGRKYPWGLVEVENDAHCDFRKLRSLLLRTNLLDIVLTTEEIHYETFRRLRLEGNQESNGNGEPTVPLRAPARKLSHNPKYKDEENALKKYFTDQVKAEEQRFRQWEQNIVNERIRLNGDLEEIQNKVKKLEDQVRNLQLKKR
- the TRP4 gene encoding anthranilate phosphoribosyltransferase (similar to Saccharomyces cerevisiae TRP4 (YDR354W); ancestral locus Anc_5.413), whose product is MSDSLAWYTKKLLSKPLQLTPEELYKAIQLVLQLLEREEKGKEKQDDEELENYVLISSFLATLVASGLDHKAEFIAAAAKAVLEHSNVVDLGTRAGTGQDGAEVVLDIVGTGGDGQNTFNVSTSAAIVASGIPNFKVCKHGGKASTSNSGAGDLIGMLGCDCSKVNKETVPELWETNSFMFLLAPYFHNGMKLVAKIRKLMAIPTIFNVLGPLIHPVEHVNKRVLGVYSKELAPEYARAASLVYTNSEVFVVWGHVGLDEVSPIGKTTIWHVKPGNNGQITSFDIEPAMFGLKEHSLDQCKSYGPLANARLLKDKILAGKCKLGDDDPIYDYILLNSAVLYCLCKGHTNWREGVLAAEKSIQSGESLKALNKFIEQVSML